The Agromyces sp. G08B096 DNA window CAGCGGAAGTGGCGACGCTTCACGTTCGGCGTCGCCCAGTAGAGCAGCGCGATGACGGCCGCGACGAGGAGGGCCGCGACCGGCAGTTTCGCGAGATCCCACCACAAGACGACGCCCTCGTCGAGCCCGATGCCGCGAGCCACGGTCTCGGCGACCGGGCCGGTGCCGATGAGCAGGATCGCCACGCACGAGGCGAGCACCACGACGACGGCGGCGACGAGCAGCATGGCGGGGCGCGACGCCCAGAACGGGCGGCCCTCCTCGACGTGCAGGATGCGGTTCATCGCGCGCCCGAAGACGCCGAGGTACCCCGACGCCGACCACAGCGTGCCGACGACGCCGACGAGGATCGCGAACCAGTGGTGCGAGGCGCCGAGCAGCTGCTCGATGGGCTCGTCGAGCGCCGCGACCATCGAGTCGCCGCCGAGGTCGGACACGACCTGCAGCACGTCCTTCGTCACGGCCTCGGCGGAGCCGACGGCGCCGATGACCGCGAGCGCCGCAAGGAGCGCGGGGAACACGGCCAGCGTGGCGTAGTACGTGAGGGCCGCCGCGATATCGGCCGACTGGTTGATGCGGAACTCGTGCCACGTGCGGCGGAGGATGACGCGCCAGTCGTCGCGGGTCATCCGGATCGGGGAGTCGGTGTGCTCGCTCATGCGCCGCCGTTCAGATCGTCCGCGTGAACGCGACCCGGTGCTCGCCCGGCCCGTCGTAGTCGCGCCACGCACGCACCCCGTCGATCTCCGTGTCTCCTGTGAGCTCGAAGCCCATCGCCCGGTGGAACGCCTGCGACCTGCGGTTGCCCGGCCCGGTGATCGCCTCCACCCGCGTGCAGCCGGCGGCGCGCGCCTCGTCGAAGAACGCGCCGTACAGCGTGCGGGCGAGGCCCGAGGTGCGCAGGTCGGGGCGGACCCCCACGAAGTGGATGTACGCGACCTCCGGCCGGCTGCTGGAGTGGAATCCGATCAGGAACGCGGCGAGGCCGGCGTCGTCCTCGCCGAGGAACGACGTGTCGGCGAAGTGCTGGAAGAACAGGCGCGGCAGCAGCAGCGGCAGATGGGTGGTCGGCGGCAGGCCCCACCAGTCGGCGATGACGGCGGTGACGGGGCCGTGGTCGTCGGGCGTGGGTCGGCGCAGCACCAGACCGGGCGGCAGGGCCGCGCCGGCCGGCAGCGCGATCGACGGGGCGTCGGGGGCCCCGGGCGTCGGGTGGGCGGGATTCGGTTCCGGCACGAGCCGATGATGGCAGGTCGGATGCCGCTGGTCGAGGTGCTTGCGCTATCCGAGGTGCGCGTGCAGGAACGCCGCGACGCGTGCGCGGAGCGTTTCGTCGAGGATGCCGATCGAATGGTTCGCCCCGGGCACCACCGCCAGCTCGACCGGGATCCCCGCGGCGTCGAGGGCGTCGGCGTAGCCGAGGGACTGTACGAGCGGCACGACCTCCTGCTCGGCGTGACCGATGAAGACGGGCGGGTCGGTCGGATCGAGATGCGTCGTCGCCGAGGCATCCGCCGCCTGCTCGCACGCGCCCGACGCGACGTCGGCCGGATCGCAGCCGAGATACGCGCCGGCGATGCCCTGCAGCCACGCCGACGATCCGCCGAGCGCGTCGAGCGCGATCGGGCCGGACAGCTCGGCCACCGCCGCGACGCGCGACCCGACGTCGGTCGGGCCCTCGCCCCTCGCACCGATGAGCGCCGCGAGATTGCCGCCCGCGGACCCGCCGAACACCCCGATGCGCGCCGGGTCGATGCCGAACCGCTCGGCCTGAGCCTCCTCGCGCAGCCACTCCACCGCGAGGGCCACGTCGTCGGGCTGCGCCGGGAACGTCGCGTCGGGCACGAGGCGGTAGTTGACGGATG harbors:
- a CDS encoding YihY/virulence factor BrkB family protein; the encoded protein is MSEHTDSPIRMTRDDWRVILRRTWHEFRINQSADIAAALTYYATLAVFPALLAALAVIGAVGSAEAVTKDVLQVVSDLGGDSMVAALDEPIEQLLGASHHWFAILVGVVGTLWSASGYLGVFGRAMNRILHVEEGRPFWASRPAMLLVAAVVVVLASCVAILLIGTGPVAETVARGIGLDEGVVLWWDLAKLPVAALLVAAVIALLYWATPNVKRRHFRWFSVGAAAALVTWVVTTAIFGLYVVGFGTYERNYGVLGGAVAFLLWVWLSNLAVVFGAVLDTEVERVRQLRAGIPAEEHLQLPLREDRMVRKNREQRNADVRASAELRPPSGVDGVG
- a CDS encoding GNAT family N-acetyltransferase — its product is MPEPNPAHPTPGAPDAPSIALPAGAALPPGLVLRRPTPDDHGPVTAVIADWWGLPPTTHLPLLLPRLFFQHFADTSFLGEDDAGLAAFLIGFHSSSRPEVAYIHFVGVRPDLRTSGLARTLYGAFFDEARAAGCTRVEAITGPGNRRSQAFHRAMGFELTGDTEIDGVRAWRDYDGPGEHRVAFTRTI
- a CDS encoding alpha/beta hydrolase, which encodes MTAAAVAAALAATGVLSGFHLPLQEIDPSGAQAASEVAGGEIIGIRTFTAPAGIRVDAGLEYGAREDGTLLTLDVCSPPTAAFGAALPAVVSVHGGSWARGDKANADWRNVCLWLASEGFVAASVNYRLVPDATFPAQPDDVALAVEWLREEAQAERFGIDPARIGVFGGSAGGNLAALIGARGEGPTDVGSRVAAVAELSGPIALDALGGSSAWLQGIAGAYLGCDPADVASGACEQAADASATTHLDPTDPPVFIGHAEQEVVPLVQSLGYADALDAAGIPVELAVVPGANHSIGILDETLRARVAAFLHAHLG